TCGGGCAGGAGGTCGTGGCTGCGGCCCCACAGCCAGCCGGTGGCGGCCCACACGACATCACCGAGCACGGTGAGGAAGCGCGCGACGACCACCACCGCAGCAGCGGCGGAGACCGACAGCTGGGTGGCCAGGAGCAGGACCATGATGCCGTCGCGCACGCCGATCCCCGCCGGGACGACGACGCTGAACGTCCCGATGCCGGTGGCGAGCAGGTAGCCGGAGACCGCGACGAGAAGCAGTCGCGCAGGGTCGGCCCCCTCCGGAGCCAGATCCTTGGCCAGCACCCACACCGACATCCCCCCGACGAGCCAGGAGGCGGTGAACCATGCACTCGAGAGGGTGACCGCCGCCGGCCCGAGGTCGTGGTCCAGAGGGGGCCGGCGGAGCACACGCAGCGCCTGCCGGATGCCGAGGTTGAGCAGGGGCGGCCACAGCAGGGGCAGCAGCACGACGACCATCAGCAGCACGCTCCACCACGGGAGGGCGGCCTGACCGTGGGTGAGCAGCGCGGGCAGTGCCGGCAGCCCGGCGATCATCCCGGTCACGGCGGACAGCCCGATGCACAGCAGCCCGCCCACGGCGGTGCGGTGACGGGGCACGCCCAGCCGCGCGGCCATCTCGGTCTGCACCACGACCGACCACACCGACCCGGGCAGGTACTTGCCCAGCTGGCCGACGAAGAAGACGCTGCTCGCCGCGGCGATGTGCAACCGCGACCCGAGGTCGTCGAGGAGTACCCGCCAGCCCAGGACGGTGAGGAAGGGGGAGCACAACGCCAGCAGCGCCGCTGCGGCGAGCGACACGGGCCCCAGGCGGCCGAGGTCGGAGCGTACGGCCTCCCAGTTGGTCCACAGCGCGATACCCACCGCGAGCAGGACCAGGACGAGGAACCCGGCGCGCAGCAGGTCCACGACGCGCCGACGCGCAGTGCGCACCGTTGCCTGGTCGACCTCGCTCATCTCGGCTGCAGCCTATGCGACCGCAGGTCGGTGGGAGCGGAGGTTCCCCCCCTTCGTAGGCTGGAGCCATGCCCACCCCCGCATCGGTCCTGACCATGATCAACGGCCGGGACTCCACTTCTCCGCGGATCACCTGCTACGACGACGTCCCCGGCCCGACCGCCGGTGAGCGCATCGAGCTGTCCGGGCGCGTCCTGGGCACGTGGGTGAACAAGGCGGGCAATGCCCTGCAGGAGGAGTGGGACATCGAGCCGGGGTCGGTGGTCCGGCTGTCGATGCAGCCCCACTGGCGGCTGCTCTACTGGGCCTGGGCCGTGTGGTCCGTCGGGGCGCACGTCGACCTCGACGCCGACCTGACCGCGGACCTCGTGGTCACCGACGACGCCGCCTCGCTCCCCGACGACGGA
The DNA window shown above is from Janibacter sp. A1S7 and carries:
- a CDS encoding lysylphosphatidylglycerol synthase domain-containing protein, producing the protein MSEVDQATVRTARRRVVDLLRAGFLVLVLLAVGIALWTNWEAVRSDLGRLGPVSLAAAALLALCSPFLTVLGWRVLLDDLGSRLHIAAASSVFFVGQLGKYLPGSVWSVVVQTEMAARLGVPRHRTAVGGLLCIGLSAVTGMIAGLPALPALLTHGQAALPWWSVLLMVVVLLPLLWPPLLNLGIRQALRVLRRPPLDHDLGPAAVTLSSAWFTASWLVGGMSVWVLAKDLAPEGADPARLLLVAVSGYLLATGIGTFSVVVPAGIGVRDGIMVLLLATQLSVSAAAAVVVVARFLTVLGDVVWAATGWLWGRSHDLLPEP